In one window of Photorhabdus laumondii subsp. laumondii DNA:
- the mnmE gene encoding tRNA uridine-5-carboxymethylaminomethyl(34) synthesis GTPase MnmE — translation MNTTDTIVAQATPPGRGGVGILRVSGPKAAQVAEVVLGKLPKPRYADYLPFRDVDGQILDQGIAIYFPGPNSFTGEDVLELQGHGGPVILDLLLKRILTLSGVRIANPGEFSERAFLNDKLDLAQAEAIADLIDASSEQAARSAMNSLQGAFSTQVHQMVEALTHLRIYVEAAIDFPDEEIDFLSDGKIEAKLDEVIVELERVRSQARQGSLLREGMKVVIAGRPNAGKSSLLNALAGREAAIVTDIAGTTRDVLREHIHIDGMPLHIIDTAGLREASDEVERIGIERAWQEIEQADRVLFMVDSTTTNAVEPVEIWPEFMARLPKSLPITVVRNKTDMTDEETSIAEVSGYSLIRLSARSGEGIDLLRDHLKETMGFSSNTEGGFLARRRHLQALNTAAEHLQQGHEQLVVARSGELLAEELRLAQQALSEITGEFTSDDLLGRIFSSFCIGK, via the coding sequence ATGAATACCACGGATACGATTGTTGCTCAGGCTACCCCACCAGGACGAGGAGGGGTTGGTATTTTGCGTGTTTCCGGCCCGAAAGCCGCACAGGTCGCTGAGGTGGTATTAGGTAAATTACCCAAACCCCGTTATGCAGATTATCTGCCATTTCGTGATGTGGATGGTCAGATACTTGATCAGGGGATTGCTATTTACTTTCCGGGGCCGAATTCCTTTACTGGAGAAGATGTACTGGAGCTTCAAGGGCATGGTGGTCCAGTTATTCTCGATTTGCTACTTAAACGTATTCTAACGCTGTCTGGTGTGCGAATTGCTAACCCAGGTGAGTTTTCTGAACGCGCTTTTCTTAATGACAAACTGGATTTAGCTCAGGCGGAAGCCATTGCTGACCTGATCGATGCCAGTTCGGAGCAGGCTGCCCGTTCAGCGATGAACTCCTTACAGGGCGCTTTTTCGACTCAAGTTCACCAGATGGTGGAAGCACTTACTCACTTACGAATCTATGTAGAAGCGGCTATTGATTTTCCAGATGAAGAGATTGACTTCCTTTCTGATGGGAAAATCGAAGCTAAGTTGGATGAAGTGATAGTTGAGCTTGAGCGAGTGCGTTCTCAGGCACGTCAGGGCAGCCTTTTACGTGAAGGGATGAAAGTTGTTATTGCTGGTCGCCCTAATGCAGGAAAGTCCAGTCTACTTAATGCATTAGCAGGCCGTGAAGCGGCGATTGTGACGGATATTGCTGGTACAACCCGTGATGTGCTGCGTGAACATATCCATATTGACGGTATGCCGTTGCATATTATTGATACCGCCGGTTTGCGTGAAGCCAGTGACGAAGTTGAGCGTATTGGTATTGAGCGTGCTTGGCAGGAAATTGAGCAGGCTGATCGTGTACTGTTTATGGTGGATAGCACGACGACGAACGCGGTTGAACCTGTGGAAATCTGGCCTGAATTTATGGCTCGCCTGCCTAAATCGCTTCCTATCACAGTCGTTCGTAATAAGACAGATATGACTGATGAAGAGACAAGTATTGCAGAAGTAAGTGGTTACTCGCTAATTCGACTTTCTGCCCGTAGTGGTGAAGGAATCGATTTATTGCGTGATCATCTGAAAGAGACGATGGGTTTTAGCAGTAATACCGAAGGTGGTTTCTTGGCTCGTCGTCGTCATTTACAAGCATTAAATACCGCAGCGGAACATTTACAACAGGGCCATGAACAATTGGTGGTTGCCCGTTCAGGTGAATTGCTGGCAGAAGAGTTGCGTCTGGCGCAGCAGGCATTGAGTGAGATCACGGGTGAATTTACCTCCGATGATCTGCTAGGAAGGATTTTTTCGAGTTTTTGTATTGGGAAGTGA
- a CDS encoding RNA-binding domain-containing protein, which produces MEFKRDDIRPEQLAKEVVAMANFQGGRVLLGVEDDGTISGVQRHDLEEWVMNVFQGKIHPMMLPFYEEVKLDDGKLVAVISFPIGISKPYVVLHSGKEEIYIRVGTTSRLATREQQMRLFELGGMLHTEVMPVPRTDMSCLDDARLTNYVKDILRDPDVPKTPDEWQARLLGLGFLTEAAGSVCCTIAGLVLFGKSPRRYLKQAGLRVMVFHGEDKEYQAALDDIIDGPMVGRWDLENGDKRLVDGGVIERFIEAMSPFISQESDQVNEELRRETRWFYPLEAVREALVNALAHRDWTRFVEIEVSSYSDRLEVISPGSLPNSMTVEKMKAGQRSPRNIIVMEVLRDYGYVDYRGMGVRTKIMPLTKALTGKDPEFDLADDHLKTILFR; this is translated from the coding sequence GTGGAGTTTAAGCGAGATGATATACGTCCTGAGCAGTTAGCCAAAGAAGTTGTTGCTATGGCCAACTTCCAAGGGGGACGGGTACTGCTGGGTGTGGAAGATGACGGTACTATTAGTGGCGTACAAAGGCATGATCTTGAAGAGTGGGTTATGAATGTCTTTCAGGGCAAAATTCATCCGATGATGCTGCCGTTTTACGAAGAAGTGAAATTGGATGATGGTAAACTGGTTGCTGTCATTAGTTTTCCCATCGGCATTTCGAAGCCCTACGTCGTTCTCCATAGCGGAAAAGAGGAAATCTATATTCGTGTTGGGACAACATCGAGGCTAGCAACTAGAGAGCAGCAGATGCGATTGTTCGAATTGGGTGGAATGCTGCATACCGAAGTAATGCCTGTGCCTCGTACAGATATGAGTTGTTTGGATGACGCTCGCCTAACCAATTATGTAAAGGACATCTTACGAGATCCCGATGTACCTAAAACACCTGATGAATGGCAAGCAAGGCTACTTGGACTGGGTTTTTTAACCGAAGCCGCAGGCAGTGTTTGCTGCACAATAGCTGGCTTGGTGTTATTTGGTAAAAGCCCGAGACGCTATCTCAAACAAGCAGGTTTACGGGTCATGGTATTTCATGGTGAAGATAAGGAATACCAAGCTGCATTGGATGACATCATTGATGGCCCAATGGTCGGGCGCTGGGATCTTGAAAATGGTGATAAACGGCTAGTCGATGGCGGCGTTATTGAGAGATTTATCGAGGCTATGAGTCCCTTTATTTCTCAAGAGTCTGATCAGGTGAATGAAGAGTTAAGGCGAGAGACACGGTGGTTTTATCCACTTGAGGCCGTTAGAGAAGCATTGGTCAATGCACTGGCGCACCGCGATTGGACACGTTTTGTTGAAATTGAGGTATCTAGTTATTCCGACCGGCTTGAAGTAATTAGCCCAGGTTCGTTACCAAACTCCATGACGGTAGAAAAAATGAAAGCAGGACAGCGTTCACCCAGAAATATCATTGTTATGGAAGTATTGCGTGATTATGGCTATGTCGATTACCGAGGAATGGGTGTGAGGACCAAAATTATGCCACTAACGAAAGCGTTAACAGGTAAAGATCCTGAGTTTGATTTGGCAGACGATCATTTAAAAACAATCTTGTTCCGGTAA
- a CDS encoding helix-turn-helix domain-containing protein produces the protein MKVTNSKQLSVYLKDIRLTQKLSQGKVASKVGIRQDTVSSFELHPDSTKLETFFKIMSALNLELDIRPRNVTKINSSVEDDCTTSDPAWKEEW, from the coding sequence ATGAAAGTGACTAACTCGAAACAACTTAGCGTATATTTAAAAGATATCAGGCTTACTCAAAAACTTTCTCAGGGCAAAGTGGCAAGCAAAGTGGGTATTCGGCAGGACACGGTATCAAGCTTTGAGCTGCACCCAGATTCTACCAAGCTGGAGACCTTCTTTAAGATTATGTCGGCGTTGAATTTAGAACTCGATATCCGGCCAAGAAACGTGACTAAGATAAATTCGTCAGTGGAAGATGATTGCACAACGTCGGACCCGGCGTGGAAAGAGGAGTGGTAA
- a CDS encoding TrlF family AAA-like ATPase, with product MTIQTNKYAKARFFKCALQVNASGYIKYRGQQQALSEDDYNQQLLNAALEMRIEVIGLADHGSVNGFEKIRDLFTQHGIVVFPCFEVASSEKIHFVCLFDESESADQIKMHLGALDVDINQPEAPVQKSATDIINYVNDKGGFIFAAHCTNDDGVLKRRMNHIWQHKGLLAAQIPGSVEDLKGVESDFYRKVFLNKDDNYRRKREMAAINAADVAKPEEIKADGASCLIKMTKPCFTSFKQAFLDAGSRVRLNSDKSENYASAIERVRFVGGYLDGMDIELSDHLNAVIGGRGTGKSTLLECIRYAFDLEPFGKASKAQHDAIVKNNLGLEKGMVEVRVRSATMHGRIFTVSRKYGNQPVVVENENGRISPYHPKDLLPGVELYGQNEIYEMTRDEQSRNLLIKRFLESEHEQFDKAITEVLESLKDNRETIIRALSQKADVEAEVERLPKLLDQAKQFQALGIDEKLKVIPTLEKEKQLNERVNEEITRIKEAINILKDSLPDTVFLSDASLEGLPHSNLLKQKRQVLEMLKNSLTQCLIRVEELSSKASGDLLPLQQQLSERLRAEEQQLENAFKDIPASQGKTGRQIGAEYQTLLKQIEQIRPKETALQNRQTQLNELYSQRKKLLLELDQQTSARASAMQNSVKRLTRKLDQKVRLSLNSEGNRQELVNFLSDCNLEGIGQERLAWVLESEFTPANLAATIRQGEAELTSNFGISNSVVRALSRLPKRKLLELEELLLPDTMAIELNITHGEREAVFRPIGELSTGQQCTAILHLLLLDNQDPLILDQPEDNLDNAFIAERIVAELRRAKLSRQFLFATHNANIPVFGDAEWIGVLSVEDNKGLIRPEQQGAIDMPEVQKLAADILEGGKSAFNQRREKYGFN from the coding sequence ATGACTATTCAGACCAATAAGTACGCTAAAGCTCGTTTTTTCAAGTGTGCATTGCAGGTAAATGCTTCAGGCTACATAAAATATCGGGGGCAGCAACAGGCGCTTTCTGAAGATGACTATAACCAGCAATTGTTAAATGCTGCGCTAGAGATGAGAATTGAAGTCATCGGCCTAGCTGATCATGGGTCAGTGAATGGTTTTGAAAAGATCAGAGATCTCTTTACACAACATGGAATCGTGGTGTTCCCCTGCTTTGAAGTTGCTTCCAGTGAGAAAATTCACTTCGTTTGCTTGTTTGATGAATCAGAGTCAGCTGATCAGATAAAAATGCATTTGGGAGCATTAGATGTGGATATAAACCAGCCGGAAGCCCCAGTGCAGAAATCTGCCACAGATATTATTAATTACGTAAACGATAAGGGTGGTTTCATTTTCGCGGCCCACTGTACTAATGATGATGGCGTGTTAAAACGGCGGATGAATCATATTTGGCAACATAAAGGGCTGTTGGCTGCTCAGATCCCAGGTTCAGTTGAGGACTTAAAGGGTGTAGAGAGCGACTTTTATCGTAAAGTTTTCCTAAATAAAGATGATAACTATCGCCGCAAACGGGAAATGGCTGCCATCAATGCCGCTGATGTGGCGAAGCCTGAAGAGATTAAAGCTGATGGCGCTTCTTGTTTAATTAAAATGACCAAGCCCTGTTTCACTTCTTTCAAGCAAGCTTTTTTAGATGCTGGCTCCAGAGTGCGGCTAAATTCAGACAAATCGGAAAACTATGCGTCAGCTATCGAACGTGTTCGTTTTGTCGGTGGCTATCTTGATGGTATGGATATTGAATTATCGGATCACTTAAACGCGGTGATTGGTGGTAGAGGTACGGGCAAATCAACCCTGCTGGAGTGTATTCGCTATGCTTTTGATTTAGAACCTTTTGGTAAAGCATCGAAAGCTCAGCATGACGCTATTGTAAAAAATAACTTAGGTCTCGAAAAAGGTATGGTTGAAGTAAGAGTTCGCTCTGCAACCATGCATGGCCGCATATTTACGGTGAGCCGCAAATATGGAAACCAGCCAGTAGTGGTGGAGAATGAAAACGGCAGAATTTCACCTTATCACCCCAAAGATTTACTGCCTGGCGTTGAGCTGTACGGTCAGAATGAAATTTATGAAATGACTCGGGATGAACAAAGCCGAAACCTACTTATTAAACGATTCTTGGAAAGTGAGCACGAGCAGTTTGATAAGGCCATAACCGAAGTGCTAGAAAGCCTTAAGGATAATCGTGAAACCATTATTCGTGCGCTTAGCCAAAAAGCAGATGTTGAGGCAGAAGTTGAGCGCTTACCCAAGTTATTGGATCAGGCTAAACAATTCCAGGCGCTGGGTATTGATGAAAAGTTGAAAGTGATTCCAACGCTGGAAAAAGAAAAACAACTGAATGAGAGAGTTAATGAAGAAATTACTCGAATAAAAGAAGCTATCAACATCTTAAAAGACAGTTTGCCAGATACGGTATTTTTAAGCGATGCCAGCTTAGAAGGATTACCACACTCAAATCTTTTAAAACAAAAGCGTCAAGTTTTGGAAATGTTAAAGAACTCTTTAACTCAATGTTTAATCCGGGTTGAAGAGCTCTCCAGTAAAGCCTCTGGTGATTTACTTCCTCTACAGCAACAACTGTCGGAAAGGTTGCGAGCGGAAGAACAACAACTTGAAAATGCGTTTAAAGACATACCTGCAAGTCAGGGTAAAACAGGTCGGCAGATTGGTGCTGAATATCAAACCTTACTAAAGCAAATTGAACAGATCCGCCCAAAAGAAACTGCCTTGCAAAACCGACAAACCCAACTCAACGAGCTCTATAGTCAGCGGAAGAAACTATTGCTTGAGTTAGATCAGCAGACCAGTGCACGTGCTAGCGCCATGCAGAATTCGGTTAAACGGCTCACTCGCAAGTTGGATCAAAAGGTACGCCTTAGTCTGAATTCTGAAGGTAACCGCCAAGAATTAGTGAATTTCCTGAGTGATTGCAATTTAGAGGGTATTGGGCAGGAAAGACTAGCGTGGGTTTTAGAGAGTGAGTTCACACCCGCTAATCTTGCTGCCACTATTCGCCAAGGTGAGGCTGAATTAACCTCTAATTTCGGTATATCTAATTCCGTTGTACGAGCGTTAAGCCGTTTGCCTAAGCGTAAACTGCTTGAGCTAGAAGAGTTGCTGCTTCCCGATACAATGGCGATTGAGCTGAATATCACTCACGGTGAACGCGAGGCCGTTTTCCGCCCAATTGGGGAACTATCGACCGGCCAACAATGTACGGCGATTTTGCACCTGTTGCTATTGGACAACCAAGATCCTCTTATCCTTGATCAGCCGGAGGATAACCTTGATAACGCCTTTATTGCTGAGCGTATCGTTGCTGAGCTGCGCAGAGCCAAGCTAAGCCGACAGTTCTTGTTCGCAACCCACAACGCCAATATTCCGGTATTTGGCGACGCGGAATGGATTGGTGTGCTGAGTGTGGAAGATAACAAAGGGTTGATCCGGCCAGAACAGCAGGGTGCGATCGATATGCCCGAAGTGCAAAAACTAGCGGCAGATATATTGGAAGGTGGTAAGAGTGCGTTTAATCAACGTCGTGAAAAGTACGGCTTTAACTGA
- a CDS encoding HTH-like domain-containing protein: MNEQDIYERIKQVLANAPRNQYTAELHLQMIKYADELKNITAKDFCEGVGLTQSFGTEFSKMRNLTQRLKTAGLNTDLL, translated from the coding sequence ATAAACGAACAAGATATTTACGAAAGGATCAAGCAGGTTTTAGCGAATGCGCCACGCAATCAGTACACAGCTGAGCTACATCTACAAATGATTAAGTATGCCGATGAGCTGAAGAACATTACAGCTAAAGACTTTTGTGAAGGTGTTGGGCTTACCCAGAGTTTTGGCACTGAATTCAGTAAAATGCGCAATTTGACGCAGCGTTTGAAAACCGCAGGACTTAATACAGATCTGCTTTAA